One genomic segment of Helianthus annuus cultivar XRQ/B chromosome 14, HanXRQr2.0-SUNRISE, whole genome shotgun sequence includes these proteins:
- the LOC110916478 gene encoding uncharacterized protein LOC110916478 isoform X2, giving the protein MGEKQQWSNEHLKCLLETCIEEINTGHPKAASLKTVPLPFQELCAELFDGNTVTGNCKWTSTQTTSGVGSSCHRVQSLMIMDTHYHDTQDDAGTSEPTFEPTSEPNPNKRAKTSKPSTNHDDLARDMQKALQFFIKGRKGQ; this is encoded by the exons ATGGGAGAGAAACAACAATGGTCAAATGAACATCTAAAATGCTTATTAGAGACTTGCATTGAAGAGATAAACACG GGGCATCCGAAGGCTGCATCACTGAAAACAGTTCCATTGCCTTTTCAAGAACTTTGTGCAGAATTGTTTGATGGGAATACTGTCACTGGAAATTGCAAGTGGACCTCAACCCAAACAACATCCGGGGTTGGATCTTCTTGTCATCGTGTCCAATCACTTATGATTATGGACACCCATTATCATGACACACAAGATGATGCCGGCACTTCTGAGCCTACTTTTGAGCCTACTTCCGAGCCTAATCCAAACAAAAGGGCTAAAACCTCAAAACCATCTACTAACCATGATGATTTAGCACGTGATATGCAGAAGGCTCTACAGTTTTTTATTAAAGGCAGGAAGGGCCAATAG
- the LOC110916478 gene encoding uncharacterized protein LOC110916478 isoform X1: MKNAYDNLKAKYVGWVYLKNKTGNIYNAQTNNFTLTNEEWEEFKKGHPKAASLKTVPLPFQELCAELFDGNTVTGNCKWTSTQTTSGVGSSCHRVQSLMIMDTHYHDTQDDAGTSEPTFEPTSEPNPNKRAKTSKPSTNHDDLARDMQKALQFFIKGRKGQ, encoded by the exons ATGAAGAATGCATATGATAATCTTAAAGCCAAATATGTAGGTTGGGTGTATTTGAAAAACAAAACCGGTAACATATACAACGCTCAAACAAATAATTTTACTTTAACGAATGaggaatgggaagaatttaagaag GGGCATCCGAAGGCTGCATCACTGAAAACAGTTCCATTGCCTTTTCAAGAACTTTGTGCAGAATTGTTTGATGGGAATACTGTCACTGGAAATTGCAAGTGGACCTCAACCCAAACAACATCCGGGGTTGGATCTTCTTGTCATCGTGTCCAATCACTTATGATTATGGACACCCATTATCATGACACACAAGATGATGCCGGCACTTCTGAGCCTACTTTTGAGCCTACTTCCGAGCCTAATCCAAACAAAAGGGCTAAAACCTCAAAACCATCTACTAACCATGATGATTTAGCACGTGATATGCAGAAGGCTCTACAGTTTTTTATTAAAGGCAGGAAGGGCCAATAG